Proteins from a single region of Streptomyces sp. Tu 3180:
- a CDS encoding GH1 family beta-glucosidase: MTIDYAALPDDFLWGTATSAYQIEGAVAEDGRSPSIWDTFSHTPGKTDNGDHGDVACDHYHRWREDIDLMRRLGTNAYRLSIAWPRVVPGGDGPVNAKGLDFYDRLTDGLLQAGITPSVTLYHWDLPQVLQDRGGWPERDTAEHFAAYASVVAERLGDRVHHWATLNEPLCSAWIGHLEGKMAPGWTDLTAAVRASYHLLLGHGLAARAIRAAAPDARVGIVNNLSTIHAASDSPEDRAAAVRMDGHTNRWWLDPVHGRGFPADMREVYGVELPEKPGDLSTIAAPLDWLGLNYYFPQVVAADPDGPAPFAAFVRREGVPRTGMDWEIDASGIETLLLRLTNEYGARELYVTENGSAFPDVVRPDGTIDDPERQDYLERHLAACASAARRGAPLAGYFAWSLLDNFEWAYGYDKRFGLVHVDYATQVRTIKGTGHRYADIIRGHGERIRRAA; encoded by the coding sequence GTGACCATCGACTACGCCGCCCTCCCCGACGACTTCCTGTGGGGCACGGCCACCTCGGCGTACCAGATCGAGGGAGCCGTGGCGGAGGACGGCCGTTCGCCGTCGATCTGGGACACCTTCTCGCACACCCCCGGCAAGACCGACAACGGGGACCACGGCGACGTCGCCTGCGACCACTACCACCGCTGGCGCGAGGACATCGACCTGATGCGCCGCCTGGGCACGAACGCCTACCGCCTGTCCATCGCCTGGCCGCGCGTCGTGCCGGGCGGCGACGGCCCGGTGAACGCGAAGGGCCTGGACTTCTACGACCGGCTGACCGACGGCCTGCTCCAGGCCGGCATCACCCCGTCGGTCACCCTCTACCACTGGGACCTGCCCCAGGTTCTCCAGGACCGCGGCGGCTGGCCGGAACGCGACACCGCCGAGCACTTCGCGGCGTACGCCTCGGTGGTCGCGGAGCGCCTGGGTGACCGCGTGCACCACTGGGCCACGCTCAACGAACCCCTGTGCTCGGCCTGGATCGGCCACCTGGAAGGCAAGATGGCCCCGGGCTGGACGGACCTGACGGCAGCCGTCCGGGCGTCCTACCACCTGCTGCTGGGCCACGGCCTCGCGGCGCGCGCCATCCGTGCGGCGGCCCCGGACGCCCGGGTGGGCATCGTCAACAACCTCTCCACGATCCACGCCGCGAGCGACAGCCCCGAGGACCGGGCGGCCGCCGTCCGCATGGACGGCCACACCAACCGCTGGTGGCTGGACCCCGTCCACGGCCGCGGCTTCCCGGCCGACATGCGCGAGGTCTACGGCGTCGAACTCCCGGAGAAGCCGGGCGACCTGTCGACCATCGCCGCCCCGCTCGACTGGCTGGGCCTGAACTACTACTTCCCGCAGGTCGTCGCCGCAGACCCGGACGGACCCGCGCCGTTCGCCGCGTTCGTCCGCCGCGAGGGCGTGCCGCGCACCGGCATGGACTGGGAGATCGACGCGAGCGGCATCGAGACCCTGCTGCTGCGCCTGACGAACGAGTACGGCGCGCGCGAGCTCTACGTCACCGAGAACGGCTCCGCCTTCCCGGACGTGGTCCGCCCCGACGGCACGATCGACGACCCCGAGCGCCAGGACTACCTGGAGCGGCACCTGGCCGCCTGCGCCTCCGCCGCCCGCAGGGGCGCCCCGCTGGCCGGCTACTTCGCCTGGTCGCTGCTGGACAACTTCGAGTGGGCGTACGGCTACGACAAGCGCTTCGGCCTCGTCCACGTCGACTACGCCACCCAGGTCCGCACCATCAAGGGGACCGGTCACCGGTACGCGGACATCATCCGCGGGCACGGGGAGCGGATCCGCCGCGCGGCCTGA
- a CDS encoding MFS transporter, protein MPAPTSSPAPAPVNSRSRVLIASLIGTTIEFYDFYIYATAAVLVFPTLFFPSSDPTTALLSSFAVFGAAMVARPIGAVVFGHLGDRLGRKGTLVASLLTMGIATFLIGVLPTYEQAGWIATALLVLMRLAQGFALGGEWSGAALVATENAPSDKRALYGTFPQLGAPLGFIIGNGLFLIIGALLPSTAGADPSQPSEAFLSWGWRVPFLFSAVMVAIGLWVRMRLVESTVFSRTREAGLVRKLPLATVFRSHWKQLVLGTFFMLATYVLFYLMTTFSLSYGRTPEDAAVPGLGYSYTTFVLMMIFGVLFFAVFTLVSGPLADKYGRRSTLILVTAGILVFGLAWAPLTGMGTLGVVLWLVLGFTLMGMTFGPMGALLPELFPTSVRYTGSGISYNVSSILGAAVAPFIAVALWEAGDGSPWLVGVYLSAMALLTLVALLIGKETKDVALDAGEVPTAPARDEDRAATTAS, encoded by the coding sequence ATGCCCGCACCAACCAGCAGTCCGGCCCCGGCCCCCGTCAACTCGCGGTCCCGCGTCCTCATCGCGAGCCTCATCGGCACGACGATCGAGTTCTACGACTTCTACATCTACGCGACCGCCGCCGTCCTGGTCTTCCCCACGCTCTTCTTCCCGAGCAGCGACCCGACCACGGCGCTGCTGTCGTCCTTCGCGGTGTTCGGTGCCGCGATGGTCGCCCGCCCGATCGGCGCCGTCGTCTTCGGACACCTCGGCGACCGGCTCGGCCGCAAGGGCACGCTGGTGGCCTCGCTCCTCACCATGGGCATCGCCACCTTCCTCATCGGCGTGCTGCCCACCTACGAGCAGGCCGGCTGGATCGCCACCGCTCTGCTGGTGCTGATGCGGCTCGCGCAGGGCTTCGCGCTCGGCGGCGAGTGGAGCGGCGCCGCCCTGGTCGCCACCGAGAACGCCCCGAGCGACAAGCGCGCGCTGTACGGCACCTTCCCGCAGCTGGGCGCCCCGCTCGGCTTCATCATCGGCAACGGCCTCTTCCTGATCATCGGCGCACTGCTGCCGTCCACGGCGGGTGCCGACCCGTCGCAGCCCTCGGAGGCCTTCCTGAGCTGGGGCTGGCGCGTGCCGTTCCTGTTCTCCGCCGTGATGGTGGCGATCGGCCTGTGGGTGCGCATGCGCCTGGTCGAGTCGACGGTCTTCTCCAGGACCCGCGAGGCCGGGCTGGTGCGGAAGCTGCCGCTGGCCACCGTCTTCCGCAGCCACTGGAAGCAGCTGGTCCTCGGCACCTTCTTCATGCTGGCGACGTACGTGCTCTTCTACCTGATGACCACGTTCTCGCTGAGCTACGGCCGTACGCCCGAGGACGCCGCCGTGCCGGGCCTCGGGTACAGCTACACCACCTTCGTGCTGATGATGATCTTCGGCGTGCTGTTCTTCGCCGTGTTCACCCTGGTCTCCGGCCCGCTCGCCGACAAGTACGGCCGGCGCAGCACGCTGATCCTGGTCACCGCCGGGATCCTGGTCTTCGGGCTGGCGTGGGCGCCGCTGACCGGCATGGGCACGCTCGGCGTGGTGCTGTGGCTGGTGCTCGGCTTCACCCTGATGGGCATGACCTTCGGCCCGATGGGCGCGCTGCTGCCGGAGCTCTTCCCGACGAGCGTGCGCTACACGGGCTCCGGCATCTCGTACAACGTCAGCTCCATCCTCGGCGCGGCCGTCGCCCCGTTCATAGCGGTGGCCCTGTGGGAGGCCGGTGACGGTTCCCCGTGGCTGGTCGGGGTCTACCTCTCCGCGATGGCACTGCTGACCCTGGTCGCGCTGCTGATCGGCAAGGAGACCAAGGACGTCGCGCTCGACGCGGGCGAGGTCCCCACCGCCCCCGCCCGGGACGAGGACCGCGCCGCCACCACGGCCTCCTGA
- a CDS encoding sugar ABC transporter permease, translating to MTATAPAAEAAVRKSSPGAARGPRRRPGRIRRIGLPYLLLLPALLLELLVHLVPMVIGIVMSFKELTQFYIRDWGTAPWAALDNYKVSVDFDAPVGEALLHSFLVTIAFTLLSVGLCWLIGTAAAICLQDTFRGRGLLRALFLVPYALPVYTAVITWVFMFQHDNGLVNHVLHDQLGLTDKPSFWLIGDNSFVALLTVSVWKGWPFAFLIVMAGLQNIPRELYEAAALDGAGMLQQIRRITLPSLRPVNQVLVLVLFLWTFNDFNTPYVLFGKTAPEAADLISVHIYQASFVTWNFGTGSAMSVLLLLFLLVVTGAYLVLTSRGRRAPHA from the coding sequence ATGACCGCCACCGCACCCGCAGCAGAGGCCGCCGTGCGGAAGAGCTCCCCCGGTGCGGCGCGCGGCCCCCGCCGCCGCCCCGGGCGGATCCGCCGCATCGGACTGCCCTACCTGCTCCTCCTGCCCGCCCTGCTCCTCGAACTCCTGGTCCACCTGGTGCCGATGGTGATCGGCATCGTGATGAGCTTCAAGGAGCTCACCCAGTTCTACATCCGCGACTGGGGCACCGCCCCCTGGGCCGCCCTGGACAACTACAAGGTGTCGGTGGACTTCGACGCCCCCGTCGGCGAGGCCCTGCTCCACTCCTTCCTCGTCACGATCGCCTTCACCCTGCTGTCGGTCGGCCTGTGCTGGCTCATCGGCACGGCCGCCGCGATCTGCCTGCAGGACACCTTCCGCGGCCGCGGCCTGCTGCGCGCCCTGTTCCTGGTCCCGTACGCCCTGCCGGTCTACACGGCCGTCATCACCTGGGTGTTCATGTTCCAGCACGACAACGGCCTGGTGAACCACGTCCTGCACGACCAGCTCGGCCTCACCGACAAGCCGTCCTTCTGGCTGATCGGCGACAACAGCTTCGTCGCCCTGCTGACGGTGTCGGTGTGGAAGGGCTGGCCGTTCGCCTTCCTCATCGTGATGGCCGGCCTGCAGAACATCCCCCGCGAGCTGTACGAGGCCGCCGCCCTCGACGGCGCCGGAATGCTCCAGCAGATCCGCCGCATCACCCTGCCCTCGCTCCGCCCCGTCAACCAGGTGCTGGTCCTCGTCCTGTTCCTGTGGACGTTCAACGACTTCAACACCCCGTACGTCCTCTTCGGCAAGACCGCCCCCGAGGCCGCGGACCTCATCTCGGTCCACATCTACCAGGCGTCCTTCGTCACCTGGAACTTCGGCACCGGTTCCGCGATGTCGGTCCTGCTGCTGCTCTTCCTGCTCGTCGTGACGGGCGCGTACCTCGTGCTCACCTCGCGCGGACGGAGGGCCCCGCATGCCTAG
- a CDS encoding carbohydrate ABC transporter permease produces MAPPRSFLWSRRIFLTLLTGFVLVPVYVMVSSSLKPLADVTGKFRWLPTELTVRPYIDIWSTVPLGRYFVNSLIVAGAATVCSVVIAVFSAYAVSRYTFRGKRVFTVTVLSTQMFPGILFLLPLFLIYVNIGNATGIALFGSRGGLILTYLTFSLPFSIWMLIGYFDSVPRDLDEAAMVDGCGPLGALFRVVVPAAVPGIVAVAVYAFMTAWGEVLFASVMTNDTTRTLAVGLQGYSTLNDVYWNQIMAASLVVSVPVVAGFLLLQRYLVAGLTAGAVK; encoded by the coding sequence ATGGCCCCGCCCCGCTCGTTCCTGTGGTCCCGGCGGATCTTCCTGACCCTGCTCACCGGTTTCGTGCTGGTCCCGGTCTACGTCATGGTCTCCAGCTCGCTGAAGCCGCTCGCGGACGTCACGGGCAAGTTCCGCTGGCTGCCGACCGAGCTGACGGTCCGCCCGTACATCGACATCTGGTCCACGGTCCCGCTGGGGCGCTACTTCGTGAACTCGCTGATCGTGGCGGGCGCGGCGACCGTCTGCTCGGTGGTGATCGCGGTCTTCTCGGCCTACGCCGTCAGCCGCTACACCTTCCGCGGCAAGCGCGTCTTCACGGTGACCGTGCTCTCCACGCAGATGTTCCCCGGCATCCTCTTCCTGCTCCCCCTCTTCCTGATCTACGTCAACATCGGCAACGCCACGGGCATCGCCCTGTTCGGCTCGCGCGGCGGCCTGATCCTGACGTACCTGACCTTCTCGCTCCCGTTCTCCATCTGGATGCTGATCGGCTACTTCGACTCGGTCCCGCGGGACCTGGACGAAGCGGCGATGGTGGACGGCTGCGGCCCGCTCGGCGCGCTGTTCCGGGTCGTGGTGCCGGCCGCGGTCCCCGGCATCGTGGCGGTGGCCGTCTACGCCTTCATGACCGCCTGGGGCGAGGTCCTGTTCGCCTCGGTGATGACCAACGACACCACCCGCACCCTGGCCGTGGGCCTCCAGGGCTACTCCACCCTCAACGACGTGTACTGGAACCAGATCATGGCCGCCTCGCTCGTGGTGAGCGTCCCCGTGGTCGCCGGTTTCCTGCTCCTGCAGCGCTACCTCGTCGCCGGCCTGACGGCAGGAGCCGTCAAGTGA
- the fusA gene encoding elongation factor G yields MRTPMNADPLATVRNLGILAHVDAGKTTVTERILYATGTTHKRGEVHDGTTVTDFDPQERDRGITIFAAAVSCVWEGHRVNLIDTPGHVDFADEVERSLRVLDGAVAVFDAVAGVEPQSESVWRQADRHGVPRIAFVNKMDRAGADLDAAVASIRERLHPAPLAVQLPIGAEDAFTGVVDLLRMRALTWNGDGEAAGEAPVPEELRAEAHRRRRLLEEAVAELHPGALEEFCDTGSLGTGTLVSALRDLTLGGDAVVVLCGSAYRNRGVEPLLDAVLAYLPSPLDVPPVRATDGDGRERERAADPAAPLAALAFKVNATATGRLTYLRLYAGTMEKGDTVWDATARRTERIGRILRVQADRHAPVDRAVAGDIVAVVGLKSARAGSTLCAPDAPLVLEPPGVAEPVVSVAVEALRGTDTGRLASVLGRLAEEDPSLVVRTDPETGQTVLSGMGELHLEVAVEKIRREHGLGVNVGRPRVSHRETVGRGVSGFVFRHVKQDGGAGQFAHVVLDVEPLDTPEAGFAFRSVVTGGRVPQEYVRAVEAGCRDALAEGPLGGHPVTGLRVTLTDGSTHVKDSSDTAFRTAGRSGLRDALRACAMVLLEPVVEVTVTVPEDAVGGVLGDLAARRGRVTGSVTRAGATVVTATVPLAELFGYATRLRSRTQGRGTFTTRPAGHAPAPAAAPAR; encoded by the coding sequence ATGCGCACCCCGATGAACGCCGACCCCCTCGCCACCGTCCGCAACCTCGGCATCCTCGCCCACGTCGACGCCGGCAAGACCACCGTCACCGAGCGGATCCTGTACGCGACCGGCACCACGCACAAGCGCGGGGAGGTCCACGACGGCACCACCGTCACCGACTTCGACCCGCAGGAGCGCGACCGGGGCATCACCATCTTCGCCGCCGCCGTCAGCTGCGTCTGGGAGGGACACCGCGTCAACCTCATCGACACCCCGGGCCACGTCGACTTCGCCGACGAGGTGGAGCGCTCGCTGCGCGTCCTCGACGGCGCGGTCGCCGTGTTCGACGCGGTCGCCGGCGTGGAACCGCAGAGCGAGTCGGTGTGGCGGCAGGCGGACCGGCACGGCGTGCCGCGGATCGCGTTCGTCAACAAGATGGACCGCGCGGGCGCCGACCTGGACGCGGCCGTCGCGTCGATCCGGGAGCGGCTGCACCCCGCGCCCCTCGCGGTCCAGTTGCCGATCGGCGCGGAGGACGCCTTCACCGGCGTCGTCGACCTGCTGCGGATGCGGGCGCTGACCTGGAACGGCGACGGCGAGGCCGCCGGCGAGGCCCCGGTGCCGGAGGAACTGCGCGCCGAGGCCCACCGGCGGCGCCGGCTGCTGGAGGAGGCCGTCGCCGAGCTGCACCCGGGCGCGCTGGAGGAGTTCTGCGACACCGGCTCGCTCGGCACCGGGACGCTCGTGTCCGCCCTGCGGGACCTGACCCTCGGCGGTGACGCCGTGGTCGTGCTGTGCGGCTCCGCCTACCGCAACCGCGGCGTCGAACCGCTGCTGGACGCGGTCCTCGCCTACCTGCCGTCACCGCTCGACGTGCCGCCGGTGCGCGCGACGGACGGCGACGGCCGGGAACGGGAGCGGGCCGCCGACCCGGCGGCACCGCTGGCCGCCCTCGCGTTCAAGGTGAACGCCACCGCCACCGGGCGGCTGACCTACCTGCGCCTGTACGCGGGGACGATGGAGAAGGGAGACACCGTGTGGGACGCGACCGCGCGCCGCACCGAGCGGATCGGACGGATCCTGCGGGTGCAGGCCGACCGGCACGCACCCGTGGACCGGGCGGTCGCCGGGGACATCGTCGCCGTGGTCGGACTGAAGTCCGCCCGCGCCGGTTCCACCCTGTGCGCGCCGGACGCCCCGCTGGTCCTGGAGCCTCCGGGCGTCGCCGAGCCCGTCGTCTCCGTGGCGGTCGAGGCGCTCCGGGGCACCGACACCGGGCGTCTGGCGTCGGTGCTCGGGCGGCTCGCCGAGGAGGACCCGTCACTGGTCGTGCGCACCGACCCGGAGACCGGCCAGACGGTGCTGTCCGGCATGGGGGAGCTGCACCTGGAGGTCGCGGTGGAGAAGATCCGGCGTGAGCACGGGCTCGGCGTCAACGTCGGCCGCCCCCGGGTCAGCCACCGGGAGACCGTCGGACGCGGGGTGTCCGGGTTCGTGTTCCGGCACGTCAAACAGGACGGCGGGGCAGGGCAGTTCGCCCATGTCGTGCTCGACGTCGAGCCGCTGGACACGCCGGAGGCCGGTTTCGCGTTCCGCTCGGTGGTCACCGGCGGGCGGGTGCCGCAGGAGTACGTCCGCGCGGTCGAGGCCGGCTGCCGGGACGCCCTGGCCGAGGGGCCGCTGGGCGGGCATCCGGTGACGGGTCTGCGGGTCACCCTCACCGACGGCTCGACCCATGTGAAGGACTCCTCGGACACCGCCTTCCGCACCGCCGGCCGGTCCGGTCTGCGGGACGCGCTGCGCGCCTGCGCGATGGTCCTGCTGGAACCGGTCGTGGAGGTCACGGTCACCGTGCCCGAGGACGCGGTGGGCGGGGTGCTCGGCGATCTGGCCGCGCGCCGCGGCCGGGTGACCGGATCGGTCACCCGGGCGGGCGCGACGGTCGTCACCGCCACCGTGCCGCTGGCCGAGCTGTTCGGCTACGCGACCCGGCTGCGCAGCCGCACCCAGGGCCGCGGCACCTTCACCACCCGGCCGGCCGGCCACGCGCCGGCACCGGCCGCGGCGCCCGCGCGGTAG
- a CDS encoding coagulation factor 5/8 type domain-containing protein — MTSDSPSTPQSAPGRRTVLGAAAAVPVLAGLPGTASAAPAARKKPRRLKGGGDLGPNVIVFDPSTPGIQAKLDEVFARQESAQFGTGRHQFLFKPGAYHGLNARIGFYTSVSGLGLSPDDTTLHGDVTVDAGWFDGNATQNFWRSAENLALVPVSGTNRWAVAQAAPFRRMHVRGGLDLAPSGYGWASGGYIADSRIDGTVGPYSQQQWYTRDSSVGGWTNAVWNMVFSGVEGAPAQSFPNPPYTTLDTTPLSREKPFLHLDGDRYRVFLPALRTGARGVTWGNGTPRGTSLPLDRFYVARPGDSAATLNQALDQGLNLLLTPGIYHVDQPVRVNRPNTVVLGLGYATLIPDNGVTALKVADVDGVRLAGFLVDAGPVNSPVLLEVGPAGASRDHSANPVTVQDVFIRIGGAGPGRATTSMVINARHTIVDHTWVWRADHGEGVGWETNRCDYGVVVNGHDVLATGLFVEHFNKYDVQWNGERGRTVFFQNEKAYDAPNQAAVQNGPLKGYAAYKVGDHVTAHEGWGMGSYCYYNVDPTIVQHHGFAAPNRPGVRFHHLLVVSLSGHGQYECVINDTGAPTSGTNTVPSTVVSYP; from the coding sequence ATGACGTCCGACTCCCCGTCGACTCCGCAGTCCGCCCCCGGTCGCCGTACCGTGCTCGGTGCCGCCGCGGCCGTTCCCGTGCTGGCCGGCCTGCCCGGCACGGCGTCCGCCGCGCCGGCCGCGCGCAAGAAGCCCCGGCGGCTGAAGGGCGGTGGCGACCTCGGCCCCAACGTGATCGTCTTCGACCCGTCCACGCCGGGCATCCAGGCCAAGCTGGACGAGGTGTTCGCCCGGCAGGAGTCGGCGCAGTTCGGCACCGGCCGCCACCAGTTCCTCTTCAAGCCGGGCGCCTACCACGGGCTCAACGCGCGGATCGGCTTCTACACGTCCGTCTCCGGCCTCGGCCTCTCCCCCGACGACACCACCCTCCACGGCGACGTGACGGTCGACGCCGGCTGGTTCGACGGCAACGCCACGCAGAACTTCTGGCGTTCGGCGGAGAACCTGGCCCTCGTCCCGGTCTCCGGCACCAACCGCTGGGCGGTCGCCCAGGCGGCCCCCTTCCGCCGGATGCACGTGCGCGGCGGCCTCGATCTCGCTCCCTCCGGCTACGGCTGGGCGAGCGGCGGCTACATCGCCGACAGCCGGATCGACGGCACGGTCGGCCCGTACTCGCAGCAGCAGTGGTACACCCGGGACAGCTCGGTCGGCGGCTGGACCAACGCGGTGTGGAACATGGTCTTCTCCGGCGTCGAGGGCGCCCCCGCGCAGAGCTTCCCGAACCCGCCGTACACCACGCTGGACACGACGCCCCTGTCCCGCGAGAAGCCCTTCCTCCACCTCGACGGCGACCGGTACCGCGTCTTCCTGCCCGCGCTGCGGACCGGCGCGCGCGGCGTCACCTGGGGCAACGGCACCCCGCGCGGCACCTCACTGCCGCTGGACCGCTTCTACGTCGCCAGGCCCGGCGACTCGGCGGCCACCCTCAACCAGGCGCTCGACCAGGGCCTGAACCTGCTGCTCACGCCCGGCATCTACCACGTCGACCAGCCGGTCCGGGTGAACCGGCCGAACACGGTCGTCCTGGGTCTCGGCTACGCCACCCTCATCCCCGACAACGGCGTCACCGCCCTGAAGGTCGCCGACGTCGACGGCGTACGGCTGGCCGGCTTCCTGGTCGACGCCGGGCCGGTCAACTCCCCGGTGCTGCTGGAGGTCGGGCCGGCCGGCGCCTCCCGGGACCACTCCGCCAACCCCGTCACCGTCCAGGACGTCTTCATCCGGATCGGCGGGGCCGGGCCCGGCAGGGCGACCACCAGCATGGTGATCAACGCCCGGCACACCATCGTCGACCACACCTGGGTCTGGCGCGCCGACCACGGCGAGGGGGTGGGCTGGGAGACCAACCGCTGCGACTACGGTGTCGTGGTCAACGGCCACGACGTCCTCGCGACCGGCCTGTTCGTCGAGCACTTCAACAAGTACGACGTGCAGTGGAACGGCGAGCGCGGGCGCACCGTCTTCTTCCAGAACGAGAAGGCGTACGACGCCCCGAACCAGGCCGCCGTCCAGAACGGTCCGCTGAAGGGCTACGCCGCGTACAAGGTCGGCGACCACGTCACCGCCCACGAGGGCTGGGGCATGGGCAGTTACTGCTACTACAACGTCGACCCGACGATCGTCCAGCACCACGGCTTCGCCGCCCCGAACCGGCCCGGTGTGCGCTTCCACCACCTGCTGGTCGTCTCGCTGAGCGGACACGGGCAGTACGAGTGCGTCATCAACGACACCGGAGCGCCGACCTCGGGCACGAACACCGTGCCGTCGACGGTGGTGTCCTACCCCTGA
- a CDS encoding sugar ABC transporter substrate-binding protein codes for MRSIRAAATGAVILSLALAASACGGGSSTGGGSNDSPEELTYWASNQGASIEIDKKVLQPELDKFEKQTGIKVKLEVVPWSDLLNRILTATTSGQGPDVLNIGNTWSASLQATGALLPWDAKNFDRIGGKDRFVESALGSTGVEGQDPAAVPLYSMAYALYYNKQMFADAGIDGPPATWDELVAAGKKLSKDGKWGIGVEGSNPSENIHHAFVFAKQHGADFFTADGEADFTNDGVVAAVKQYVDLMAKDKIIAPGNAEYAQNQSVSDFAKGRTGMLLWQSASANLESQGMSEDAYGIAPVPVQSGTPGAGKQVNSMVAGINLAVFKNSDNLDGATKFVKFMTSDAEQKILNTAYSSIPPVKAAQQDAAFDSPADAVLKDTLAKSAVALPQVPDESQFETAVGTAVKELFADAAAGRAVTTASVKAALTKAQQQMPKK; via the coding sequence ATGCGCAGCATCCGAGCCGCGGCCACAGGCGCCGTCATCCTGTCTCTCGCACTCGCCGCCTCGGCCTGCGGAGGCGGATCGAGCACCGGCGGCGGGTCCAACGACTCGCCCGAGGAGCTCACCTACTGGGCGTCCAACCAGGGCGCGAGCATCGAGATCGACAAGAAGGTGCTCCAGCCCGAGCTGGACAAGTTCGAGAAGCAGACCGGCATCAAGGTCAAGCTGGAGGTCGTCCCCTGGTCCGACCTGCTCAACCGGATCCTCACCGCGACCACCTCCGGCCAGGGACCGGACGTGCTGAACATCGGCAACACCTGGTCCGCCTCGCTCCAGGCGACCGGCGCGCTGCTGCCCTGGGACGCGAAGAACTTCGACAGGATCGGCGGCAAGGACCGCTTCGTCGAATCCGCGCTCGGCTCCACCGGCGTCGAGGGCCAGGACCCGGCCGCCGTCCCGCTGTACTCGATGGCGTACGCCCTCTACTACAACAAGCAGATGTTCGCCGACGCCGGCATCGACGGACCGCCGGCCACCTGGGACGAGCTGGTCGCCGCCGGCAAGAAGCTCTCCAAGGACGGCAAGTGGGGGATCGGTGTGGAGGGCTCCAACCCCTCCGAGAACATCCACCACGCCTTCGTCTTCGCCAAGCAGCACGGCGCCGACTTCTTCACCGCCGACGGCGAGGCCGACTTCACCAACGACGGCGTGGTCGCCGCGGTCAAGCAGTACGTCGACCTCATGGCCAAGGACAAGATCATCGCCCCGGGCAACGCCGAGTACGCCCAGAACCAGTCGGTGAGCGACTTCGCCAAGGGCAGGACCGGCATGCTGCTGTGGCAGTCCGCCTCCGCCAACCTCGAGTCCCAGGGCATGAGCGAGGACGCCTACGGCATCGCCCCGGTGCCCGTGCAGTCCGGCACCCCCGGCGCCGGCAAGCAGGTCAACTCGATGGTCGCGGGCATCAACCTCGCCGTCTTCAAGAACAGCGACAACCTCGACGGCGCCACGAAGTTCGTGAAGTTCATGACCAGCGACGCCGAGCAGAAGATCCTCAACACCGCCTACAGCTCCATCCCGCCGGTCAAGGCCGCCCAGCAGGACGCGGCCTTCGACTCACCGGCCGACGCCGTCCTGAAGGACACCCTCGCCAAGAGCGCCGTCGCCCTGCCGCAGGTGCCCGACGAGTCCCAGTTCGAGACCGCAGTGGGCACGGCCGTCAAGGAACTGTTCGCCGACGCCGCCGCCGGACGCGCGGTGACCACCGCCTCGGTGAAGGCCGCGCTCACCAAGGCGCAGCAGCAGATGCCCAAGAAGTGA